The Nitrospinaceae bacterium genome window below encodes:
- the ppdK gene encoding pyruvate, phosphate dikinase → MGKKYVYSFGGGQAEGNAEMKNLLGGKGANLAEMASLGITVPPGFTVTTEACNLYFDNGHEFAQDLWEEVLTHLEKLENTIEKKFGDPASVLLVSVRSGARVSMPGMMDTVLNLGLNEENVQGLGLLTSDERFALDCYRRFIAMFGNVVLGIDGENFESILTRKKQLRKIEYDTDLTPQNLRSIIKQFRAVVKKTVNEEFPDDPMVQLKRAIEAVFKSWNTPRARTYRKLNHISNDWGTAVTVQAMVFGNMGPASATGVAFTRNPATGEKKFYGEYMVNAQGEDVVAGIRTPNPITELEKEMPEAYESLATVYQRLENHYRDMQDLEFTIENNQLYMLQTRAGKRTAPAAIKIAMDMMQEGLISKHEALARIPADQLDQIFHPTIDPNAKIEVLAKGLGASPGAATGKVVFTPEHAQELAEKKERVVLVRMETSPEDIHGMSVSQGILTAKGGMTSHAAVVARAMGKPCVSGCSDLDVDRKKKRCFIKGVPIKECDAITLDGTTGRIILGSVPLIRPRLTTNITRMMSWAGEVKSLSIRANADTPHDATVARDFGAQGIGLCRTEHMFFDEGRILLVRKMILAEDPKKREEALKKLLPIQRGDFTQIFQVMQGLPVTIRLLDPPLHEFLPATPKEIKILAKELKVSQSALNKNIHAMKETNPMLGLRGCRLGIMFPEIYRMQVRAIVEAGCKLVKKGMKVFPEIMVPLVAHINEFKTVREMIVEEAEDVIEKAQVKLPYKIGTMIELPRAAVTADEIAKEADFFSFGTNDLTQTAFGLSRDDAGSFLSAYLDKGILTKDPFVTIDQRGVGPLVRIAVEKGKAVNSDLHLGVCGEHGGDPASIEFFHNLGLDYVSCSPFRVPTAIVSAAQAAIKNL, encoded by the coding sequence ATGGGAAAAAAATACGTTTATTCCTTCGGTGGAGGCCAGGCCGAAGGCAATGCCGAAATGAAAAATTTGCTCGGCGGCAAAGGGGCCAATCTTGCTGAAATGGCTTCTTTGGGCATTACGGTCCCTCCAGGGTTTACCGTTACCACTGAGGCCTGCAATCTTTACTTCGACAACGGTCATGAATTTGCCCAGGACTTGTGGGAAGAGGTGTTGACTCACCTGGAGAAACTGGAAAACACCATCGAAAAAAAATTTGGTGACCCGGCCAGTGTTCTTCTGGTTTCCGTGCGATCCGGAGCGCGGGTATCCATGCCGGGAATGATGGACACGGTGCTGAATCTTGGCTTGAACGAAGAAAACGTGCAGGGCCTTGGCCTCTTAACCTCCGATGAGCGCTTTGCGCTCGATTGCTACCGCCGGTTCATCGCCATGTTCGGCAATGTGGTTCTGGGTATCGACGGTGAAAATTTCGAGTCGATTCTCACTCGTAAAAAACAGTTGCGTAAAATCGAATACGACACCGACCTGACCCCGCAAAACCTGCGATCCATCATCAAACAATTTCGGGCGGTTGTAAAAAAAACAGTCAATGAAGAGTTCCCTGACGATCCCATGGTTCAGCTGAAAAGAGCCATCGAAGCGGTGTTCAAGTCCTGGAACACGCCGCGTGCCAGAACTTACCGGAAATTGAACCATATCTCGAATGATTGGGGGACGGCGGTCACCGTGCAGGCCATGGTATTTGGCAATATGGGGCCGGCCTCGGCAACGGGAGTGGCGTTCACCCGCAATCCCGCGACAGGAGAGAAGAAATTTTACGGGGAATATATGGTCAATGCCCAGGGGGAAGACGTGGTGGCCGGCATACGCACACCCAATCCCATCACGGAGCTGGAAAAGGAAATGCCGGAGGCTTACGAGTCCCTTGCTACCGTCTACCAGAGACTGGAAAACCATTACCGGGACATGCAGGACCTGGAATTCACCATAGAAAATAATCAGCTGTATATGTTGCAGACGCGCGCTGGAAAGCGCACGGCTCCAGCGGCGATAAAAATTGCCATGGACATGATGCAGGAAGGGTTGATCAGCAAACATGAAGCCCTGGCGCGGATTCCCGCGGACCAGTTGGATCAGATTTTTCATCCCACGATTGACCCGAACGCTAAAATTGAGGTGTTGGCCAAAGGACTTGGCGCGTCTCCCGGCGCCGCCACCGGCAAGGTGGTATTTACCCCGGAGCATGCCCAGGAACTGGCCGAAAAAAAGGAACGGGTAGTTTTGGTGCGCATGGAGACCTCGCCTGAGGATATTCACGGAATGAGTGTGTCCCAGGGCATATTAACGGCTAAAGGCGGTATGACCTCGCACGCCGCTGTTGTGGCCCGGGCCATGGGAAAACCCTGTGTGTCGGGATGTTCCGATCTGGATGTGGATAGAAAGAAAAAGAGGTGTTTTATCAAAGGGGTCCCTATCAAGGAGTGTGACGCCATCACTTTGGACGGAACCACAGGCCGGATCATTCTCGGCTCCGTTCCGCTCATCCGGCCCCGTTTGACCACCAACATCACCCGCATGATGAGTTGGGCGGGAGAGGTCAAGTCTTTAAGCATCCGGGCCAATGCCGATACCCCTCACGACGCAACGGTGGCTCGCGATTTTGGCGCCCAGGGCATCGGTCTTTGCCGGACCGAACACATGTTTTTTGACGAGGGCCGAATTCTATTGGTCCGCAAAATGATCCTGGCGGAAGACCCGAAGAAACGCGAAGAAGCCCTGAAAAAACTGCTGCCTATTCAAAGGGGAGATTTCACCCAGATTTTCCAGGTGATGCAGGGATTGCCGGTGACCATCCGCCTGCTGGACCCGCCCCTGCACGAGTTTTTACCCGCCACTCCGAAGGAAATAAAAATTCTGGCCAAGGAATTGAAAGTGTCGCAATCGGCCTTGAACAAAAATATCCATGCCATGAAAGAAACCAACCCCATGCTGGGGCTCAGGGGGTGCCGGTTAGGGATTATGTTCCCTGAGATTTATAGAATGCAGGTCCGTGCCATTGTCGAAGCCGGTTGCAAACTGGTCAAAAAAGGCATGAAGGTTTTTCCCGAAATCATGGTTCCTCTCGTTGCCCACATCAACGAATTCAAAACCGTTCGAGAGATGATTGTTGAAGAGGCTGAAGATGTGATTGAAAAGGCTCAGGTGAAACTGCCCTATAAAATAGGGACCATGATCGAATTGCCGAGAGCCGCGGTCACCGCCGACGAAATTGCCAAAGAAGCCGATTTTTTCTCCTTTGGGACCAACGATCTGACGCAAACCGCTTTCGGGTTGAGCCGCGATGATGCCGGGAGCTTTCTATCCGCTTACCTTGACAAGGGAATTCTAACAAAAGACCCTTTTGTGACCATCGATCAGAGGGGAGTGGGGCCTCTGGTGAGAATTGCCGTTGAAAAGGGGAAAGCGGTCAATTCCGATTTGCACCTTGGAGTTTGCGGGGAGCATGGTGGCGACCCTGCTTCCATCGAGTTTTTTCATAATCTGGGCCTCGATTACGTCAGTTGCTCGCCTTTCAGGGTTCCAACGGCGATTGTGTCAGCGGCCCAGGCGGCCATTAAGAATCTTTGA
- a CDS encoding hypothetical protein (frameshifted, insertion at around 530465), whose protein sequence is MLTSEIFIGNLMGRGFRFFTGVPCSLLSGLITCLEKTPEASYIPAVREDAAVGLCAGAYMAGSLPVLLMQNSGLGYSLNAFTSLNLIYRIPTLVIMSWRGCGGKDAPEHIIMGEINEDLLKTSGMEYAIITPENHEEILEKAMQKIKEELPFTILVKKGIFGEGH, encoded by the coding sequence ATGCTCACATCTGAGATTTTTATCGGAAACTTGATGGGCCGCGGGTTTAGATTTTTTACCGGCGTTCCCTGCTCGCTGCTTTCCGGTTTGATCACCTGCCTCGAGAAAACTCCGGAGGCATCGTATATTCCTGCTGTGCGGGAAGACGCGGCGGTCGGGCTGTGCGCCGGCGCATATATGGCCGGGTCGCTTCCGGTGCTTTTAATGCAGAATTCGGGGCTCGGTTACAGCTTGAACGCCTTCACTTCCTTGAACTTGATTTACAGAATTCCCACTCTGGTGATCATGAGCTGGCGTGGATGCGGTGGCAAAGATGCGCCCGAGCACATCATCATGGGTGAGATCAATGAAGACCTTTTGAAAACTTCCGGGATGGAATACGCCATCATCACCCCTGAAAATCATGAGGAGATTCTTGAAAAAGCCATGCAGAAAATAAAGGAAGAACTTCCGTTCACGATTCTGGTCAAGAAAGGGATTTTTGGTGAAGGGCACTGA